Proteins encoded by one window of Manihot esculenta cultivar AM560-2 chromosome 10, M.esculenta_v8, whole genome shotgun sequence:
- the LOC110624267 gene encoding auxin-responsive protein SAUR67 gives MARKWKSIAFTRRKGISIPRSKGGGENESSYVTKGHFVVYSSDEKRFVIPLGHLNSEIFQVLLRLSEEEFGLTNEGPIRLTCDSLLMEYVVSIVEKG, from the coding sequence ATGGCAAGGAAGTGGAAGAGCATAGCTTTTACAAGGAGGAAAGGGATTTCAATACCAAGAAGCAAAGGTGGTGGTGAGAATGAATCCAGTTACGTCACAAAGGGCCATTTTGTTGTGTACTCTAGTGATGAGAAACGTTTTGTAATACCTTTAGGACATCTTAACAGTGAAATTTTTCAGGTGCTGTTGAGGTTGTCTGAAGAAGAATTTGGATTGACAAATGAAGGTCCTATCAGATTGACATGTGATTCTTTGTTAATGGAGTATGTTGTCTCAATCGTTGAGAAAGGTTAA
- the LOC110624008 gene encoding disease resistance protein RPM1 → MPLFFFNRNSDTGEGFFGEMPAEKAFSDDPIPTGETSSYKSTYESLPHHLKSCLDYIYILLNNFYWERRKVVRLLLAQGLIQEKPGEIMEDTAGDIIDELICLEMLREESYFESMLYVSKFYGKSCLIEVEEHDFVAKAANSPIHGLISNNEVLPPNFKNLLIRSLFASSLRSASCYSYESVHFSQAYLQTVCALQFILVLDLYGNSEYLPDELGNLVHLRYLGLRYTHIKKLPHTVGNLQNLQTLEVTYTKLRHLPVEILNIKQLRHLLLNDCKIHNDGIRVPRGIGTLVNLHTCAGVYVDAGFAIELSTLTHLRNLDVRNVSEDHASELFVSICKLENLVSLSLNAERTYLGTPLPELEALCPPPHLQELSLRGGLFEIPNWLASIENLTSLELRDSNLLENPSSVLQFLPKLKHLVLDNAYKAKIISKEFCEAGGYPELETLLISSRDLVEWTEIVNGAFPSLKRLKFQSCHNLRFLPEDIEREKTDDSNWGNKFHLEESSSPSLRGASFCRCEEIEIAALQLLSRGDGKKKEKLKYGVATAYTSENGVERKEREKAGWTAAVGRE, encoded by the exons ATGCCTCTCTTCTTTTTCAATCGTAATTCCGATACCGGtgaggggttttttggggagatgcCTGCAGAAAAAGCTTTTTCCGATGACCCCATTCCTACTGGTGAGACTTCTTCTTACAAATCTACTTATGAAAGTCTTCCTCATCATCTCAAATCATGCCTTGATTATATCTACATTCTTTTGAACAATTTTTATTGGGAGAGACGAAAAGTAGTTAGGTTATTATTGGCTCAAGGTCTAATACAAGAAAAACCAGGGGAGATTATGGAAGATACAGCAGGAGATATTATCGACGAATTAATTTGCCTTGAGATGCTTCGTGAAGAGAGTTATTTCGAGAGTATGTTGTATGTCTCTAAATTTTATGGAAAATCATGCCTGATTGAAGTTGAGGAGCATGATTTTGTTGCTAAGGCTGCGAATTCGCCCATCCATGGACTTATTAGTAATAATGAAGTTCTGCCTCCTAACTTCAAAAATCTTCTAATTCGGTCCTTATTTGCGAGCTCTTTGAGATCTGCATCCTGCTATTCATATGAGAGCGTGCACTTCTCTCAGGCATATTTGCAAACGGTTTGTGCTCTGCAGTTTATATTGGTATTGGATTTGTATGGAAACAGTGAGTACTTGCCTGATGAATTGGGAAATCTGGTTCATCTAAGGTATTTAGGTTTGAGGTACACACATATAAAGAAGCTTCCTCATACTGTAGGTAATCTTCAGAATCTACAAACTTTGGAGGTAACATATACAAAACTACGCCACCTACCTGTAGAAATTCTGAATATTAAACAGCTCAGGCACCTTTTATTGAACGATTGCAAGATACATAATGATGGAATTAGAGTTCCAAGAGGGATTGGAACGTTGGTAAATCTTCACACATGCGCTGGTGTCTATGTTGATGCTGGTTTTGCTATTGAATTGAGTACTTTAACTCATCTACGAAACCTTGATGTTCGAAATGTGTCTGAGGATCATGCCAGTGAGTTATTTGTGTCCATTTGTAAACTAGAAAACCTTGTCTCCCTCTCTCTAAATGCAGAACGGACCTACCTTGGCACACCATTGCCTGAATTGGAAGCATTATGTCCTCCACCTCATCTTCAAGAGCTTAGTTTACGTGGTGGCCTATTTGAAATACCAAATTGGCTTGCCTCTATTGAAAACCTTACTAGTCTAGAATTGAGAGACTCTAATCTCCTGGAGAACCCATCTTCAGTTCTTCAGTTTCTTCCCAAGTTAAAACATCTCGTTTTAGATAATGCTTACAAGGCAAAGATCATTAGTAAAGAGTTTTGCGAGGCAGGTGGATATCCGGAACTGGAAACATTGTTAATTTCTTCAAGGGATCTAGTGGAGTGGACTGAGATTGTAAATGGGGCTTTTCCAAGTTTGAAGAGGCTTAAATTTCAATCTTGTCATAATTTGAGGTTTCTTCCAGAAG ATATTGAAAGAGAGAAGACAGATGATAGCAACTGGGGAAACAAATTTCATTTG GAGGAGTCGTCTTCTCCTTCGTTACGAGGAGCCAGCTTTTGTCGTTGTGAGGAGATAGAAATTGCTGCCCTTCAACTTTTGTCACGAGGAGAtgggaagaagaaggagaagttgAAGTATGGGGTGGCAACTGCTTATACAAGTGAGAATGGAGtcgagagaaaagagagagagaaggcgGGGTGGACGGCGGCTGTTGGGAGAGAGTGA